The Oncorhynchus mykiss isolate Arlee chromosome 22, USDA_OmykA_1.1, whole genome shotgun sequence sequence AtactcacacactgagacagatccactctgtcctgccctctacagtctatactcacacactgagacagatccACTCTGTCCTGCCTTCTACAGTCTAtactcacacactgagacagatccactctgtcctgccctctacagtctatactcacacactgagacagatccactctgtcctgccctctacagtctatactcacacactgagacagatccACTCTGTCCTGCCCCCTACAGTCTAtactcacacactgagacagatccACTCTGTCTTGCCCTCTACAGTCTATACTCACACACTGAGACATATCCACACTGTCCTGCCCCCTACAGTCTAtactcacacactgagacagatccactctgtcctgccctctacagtctatactcacacactgagacagatccactctgtcctgccctatacagtctatactcacacactgagacagatccACTCTGTCCTGCCCCCTACAGTCTAtactcacacactgagacagatccACTCTGTCCTGCCCTCTACAGTCTATACTCACAGACTGAGACAGATCCACTCTGTCCTGCCCTCTACAGTCTAtactcacacactgagacagatccactctgtcctgccctctacagtctatactcacacactgagacagatccactctgtcctgctctctacagtctatactcacacactgagacagatccACTCTGTCCTGCCCCCTACAGTCTAtactcacacactgagacagatccACTCTGTCCTACCCCCTACAGTCTATACTCACACGCTGAGACAGATCCACTTTGTCCTGCCCTCTACAGTCTAtactcacacactgagacagatccACTCTGTCCTGCCCTCGACAGTCTATACTCACACGCGCACTATTCTCTCCAAGGAATCCTCTCCAACAAAGGAGTGTGTTTTCAGCGGAGGTGATATTGATGTAATGTAGCAGAAAGCATCCCCTGAGTTCAACATggtgacaatgtgtgtgtgtggactgagaGGATCTGCTCTCTCTGTGCTGTGATTGTGACTGTGAGAATGAGCATCCGTCTGTGAGAGAGCGTGAGTAGTGTTGTTGCTGGGTAGATTCAGTGTGTGGGGGTTATCTGACTAGCAAGAACAGACTACAAGATCGACTGTCATCCTGTCAGATATGAGCTGCATTACTTTCACTAAGTACATAGATTCTCCCCagggtgtggggtgtgtgtgatcTTTTTTGTCTGGTTTGAAGTTCTGCCAACAGCAGAAGGCGTGCTCTGAGAgccagcagtgtgtagtaaagCAGTCTAAAGCAATTCAATTCAATGATTTGGATCtcatcctttcctctcctctcgtctcctttcgtctcctctcgtctcctatcctctcgtctcctttcctctcatctcctctccacttTAGCTAAATGAAACAGCCAAACAGTTGATGGAGATTGACAAGCCGACATCCAATCCCGTCCCTGGCCCCAGCTTTGATCCGTCTCCCGGCCTCCCATTGGGTCCCTGCTCCCTTGGCCCCTCCCCTGACCCATCCTCTGCAGGAAGTGGCAATGGTGCCCTCCagaggcaagaggaggagagaagagggggagaggggaagaaaaaCGCTAAGAAGCGCCACTCGTTCACAGCTCTGAGTGTGACGCAGCGGACAGCCCAGCTCAACAACAGACACAGCATGGAGATCTCCCACCCTGTCCTCATCAGCTCCTCTGACCCCAGGGCTGCTGCACGAATACAGGACTCTCCCCCCGGTCCCCCCGGTCCCACTCCCTCCTCAGTCGGAGTTCTGGTTCCTCCCAGAATGGCTTCAGTCACCTCAGAACTGCTGGCTCAAGCCAAGGTCCAACTACCACTCAACATGTAAGTTACAGTACAGTTTACTCATCACACAGGCATGGTTTACCAACTGGTAAATCTAGAGGTAAATGAGTTGACTAGCAATGCTGTCTGTTTTCTCTGAGCTGCTGTCCTGTCTATAAGGTGAAACAGAAGCTGTGTGGAATATAAAGATTGTGCTGCATCTACTACCATATCTTCCTGgacgtgcgtgcacacacacaaacacacactatccAGAGCGGGTTGTCCCGCTAATGAGGTCGGACACTTCCATCTCCGACTGGCAACCTGCCCTGTTGCTATGGGAAAACGTCCCCTAGTTACCATAGCAACCCAGAGGCAGTGCATGGACACCTGCTTACTCTCCCCTCCTATTATTCTTCagacatatagtaccagtcaaaagttaggccacacctactcattcaaggatttttctttatttttactattttctacattgtaaaataatagtgaatacatcaaaactatgaaataacacatatggaatcatgtagtaaccaaaaaagtgtaaaacaaattcttaaaagtagcctccctttgcgttgatgacagctttgcacactcttggcattctctcaaccaaccatgaaatgtgtttccatggttgagcagctgcacacaagcctaagatcaccatgtgcaatgccaagcttcAGTGTAAAAcctgccgccattggactctggagcagtggaaacgcattctctgaaatgatgaatcactcttcactatctggcagtccgatggacgaatcggGGTTTGGTGGTTaccaagagaacgctacctgcccaaatgcataatgccaactgtaaagtgtgggggaggagaaataatggtctggggctgtttttcatggtttgggctaggacccttagttccagtgaagggaaatcttaacgctacagaatacaatgacattctagatgattctgtgcttccaactttgtggcaacagtttgggcaaagccctttcctgttttagcatgacgatgcccccatgcacaacgtgaggtccatacagaagtggattgtcaagatcggtgtggaagaacttgactggcctgcacagagccctgacctcaaccccattgaacacctttgggatgaattggaacaccgactgtgagccaggcctaattgcccagcataggtgcccgacctcactaatgctcttgtggctgaatggaagcaagtctctacagcaatgttccaacatctagtgaaaagccttccctgaagagtggagactgttatagcagcaaagagggaatcaactccatattaatggccatgattttggaatgagatgtttgacgagcaggtgtccacatacttttgatcatatAGTGTATATTCAGACATAAATTCAGACATGTACATTCAGATATAAAACATATATTCAGTCGGACCCTTCAACAGTATTTAGACAGTGAATGAATGTTGGTCTTTATTCCAGCAAATTGGATATGAGATCAAATAATGCACATGAGGCATGCACAGAATCTCACCTTTTATGTGGTTGCATTTTATTACATAGTTGTTTGTCCATATTAAAACAATACCAGTCATTTGTTCAGTCAAATGATCCTAAACGACGTCTCTGTGTATCCCAGCTACCTGGCCCTGTATGCGTATAAGTCCCAGAAGGCAGATGAGTTGGAgctgaggaaaggagagatgtACCGTGTCACAGAGAAGTGTCAGGACGGCTGGTTTAAAGGGACCTCTCTACGCACCGCTGCTTCCGGAGTCTTCCCTGGAAACTATGTCACACCCGTGTCACGGTGAGACACGCACAGGCACGaacgcacgcacactcacacacacattttctcacGCAaatactctctttctccctctaacaCACACCCTTTCAAACACATAACTCTGTTTGCGTGAGAGGCGGACGAAAAGCAGCATGTTGATGGTAGTATAATAGGGGATATCAATAGTATCTTGGTCACTTTTCTAACAGGACTGGAACCATTaaatctctcccctctcccaacCCCTTCTCCCactcgtgctctctctctttctcgctctctctgcagaGCTCCGTTTGCGGTGGGTGGTTCTCAGAGCTCCTGTCTCTCAGGGcaggaggtgggaggggtgggacAGGGGAGTAAGGCAGCCTCTCCCTCCTCCGCCGGCCCCTCCTCTGCCGGCCCCTCCTCCTCtcgtccctcccctcccccctcttccccccagTCTGCCGCTGCTCAGCTTAAGAACTGCCTTCGCTTTGGACAACAAACAGTTAACCAGACCCGCTCTGCCATGCAACTGGGTGAGTACACAGAGATTATTCAGGTTCTAGATCTGTAATTTCCTACATTTGATCCAGCTCTTATAtctggcctctctctccctccttgcctctctccttccttccctctctctgtcagggagaACATGTGATGGTATTTAAAGTTTCTCCTGGGagcctctctctttgtctctgtcttacacacacacacctgttatccATTACAAAATAAAGTATGACCATAGGTAGGCTATGGCAGTTTGGTCACATGTGTCATTGGCAGTCAGATGTcgtattggggcggcaggtagcctagcggttagggcGTTGGGGCCGTAACCCAAAAtgtcgctggtttgaatacctgagccgacaaggttaAAAATCagaaggcacttaaccctaattttctCCATGggcgccgtactactatggctaaCCCTGCAAaataacacatttcactgcacctatctggtgtgacaataaaatatatatatataatatgatgaCAGCACAAACAGGAAGCAGATGGTGTCTTGTAACAGTAAGATGACTACTGTGTGCTGTGTAATAGTATGTAacagtgtgtaatgtgtgtgttcaGTCCACAGCCCGCCCTCCAGCAGCCCAGAGCGTCCCACACCCACCGTCTCTCCTCTCCGACCTCAGAAATCTTCCCCGTCGCGCTCCGCTGGTCAATCTGCTCGCCCAATATCCATGGTGTCCCCCggcccttcccccctctcctcccctgcttcgcgccctctctcctgcctctcttcgCCCCTCATCCcactttcctcccctctctcctgcctcaccCCTCCCAACGCCAGTGCCGCCCTGCTCAACGGAGAATCAACCAATCCCTTCCAACCGTCCTCGCCTGGCCCCTCCCACAGCAACGCCCCAAAACCAGAGAAGGTGAGTCTCCTAGGGTGTCTCTCTtcatcttgctctctctctctctctctctctctttctctctctctctctctctctctctctctctctctctctctctctctccaccactacctCCCTTTATCTAAACTCACAGCAGAGTCTGGTTCCAACATCACACTGCCTTAAAATCCCTCAACATGATGCCATAGTCAGGAGGATATAGTCAGGGAATATTAAAAGCATAGCTAGGGGAAGTGGTGTTGAGGGGAAGTGGCTTGCACCTGGACATGGTGCAGAATCGTCCAAcgccagacagacaaacagacgatCAGTGTGACagggctgtctctgtgtgttgttcttTATCTTGATGAGTGTATTAAAGCTCGGTCCATGGTGTCAGTGATGGATGGTAGAGttgtctgagagagaggagcctaTCTGCTCTGGTGTTGACTGGCTTCACAGACACTAGATGAGACAGTTGGTGACAATAGGACAAATAGACTAGGGAAGGACCATGATAAACAGTCATTGACTACGAGCTGTGATGGATTAACTATAGTATTTAGTCTCATCGCATTTAACCTCCTAGCTTTCCTAACCATTTTAATTCCCCACATGCATTGGCTTATTATGCGTTGGAGTTTGCTGTCTGATTAAGTTAGaggtttgtggtgtgtgtgtgtgtgtgtgtgtgtgtgtgtgtgtgtgtgtgtgtgtgtgtgtgtgtgtgtgtgtgtgcgtgtgtgatgaGGCCTGCTGTGCTGTAAGACAGATGCTTCCATGCTGATTATGCGCTGATAATTGGCTCTGACTCACATCTCAACCCCAAAGatgcacacaaactcacacacacacacacacacactgagactaAGTTCCCCCTGAGACGAAGTTCCCCCTGACACATCAAGACTAAACTATCTGCTGTATATGTGCTGCTCTCTGGTGGATGGTTAGAGAACTACACTCAGATCTCAAAAAGATACTGTACTTGCCAACTGGAGGAGTCATTGTTACATCAGGTAGATACTGCTGGTTAACTGTCTCTGAGACCAGGAGGGATACTGCCAGAAAAATAAAACTGTACATCTGTAGAAGACACTGCAAATTGTTTCATCCCCATTCTCTTCTCTGTCTTGTTATCTGTGTCCAcagaaggagaagaaaggaggtcTGCTAAAGCTTCTCTCTGGAGCCGCGGCCAAGAAAAAGGCATCTCATTCTCCCCCGTCCTCCCCACCAACCCTCCCCCTGTCGGGTGCCGTCCTCCCACATCACACCCGCTCTGGCTCCTGTCCAATGGATGCCCATGGGCGTGCCGGGTCTTGTCCAATCGAGAGTGAGATGGCGGGGGCAATGGGGTTAGAGCTGCTGAACAGGAAGTCAGGATCCCTCGATCTCAACTTCCCCCGGTCGCCCCCGATGACCCGCCCCGGGAACGCACTGCTAGCTCTCCGGCCTGAACCCAAACCACTGTCCAGAGAGAGGTAAACACACACTGTAACTACTCACACTGTCAAACACACATCCTGTCCAGAGAGAGGTATACACACACTGTAACTACTCACACTGTCAAACACACACCCTGTCCAGAGAGAGGTAAGCACACACCCTGTCCAGAGAGAGGTATACACACACTGTAACTACTCACACTGTCAAACACACATCCTGTCCAGAGAGAGGTAAACACACACTGTAACTTCTcacatagccgcgggaagtaggggtTCTGACAAAtcagaataaaaatatatataaaaatactttttcacaaaagcagtgcactgggcctttactagtccagTATTAACGGACCGATATAGCCGTCTGTAGTGATGGCAAAACGGTTTCATTCTGCACCGCCCCCGTCCCCCCGTCAGCGAAAAAAATGCAGCAACCCCAacctacttcccgcggctatggctacacactctcatacacacacccTCAAACATCCCCCGAGATATGCTGTATGTTACGACACTACGCCACTACAGCGCCAGGAATAACTGAGCTTCTGATCATCATTCTTCTCCTATCCCCATCGGTGTGTGTCAAAGCTAATAGTGCCCTCTTTTTTCTCTGAAAGCAACCGCGTCacacggatgcacacacacacacacacaaacccacacacacactgacactcacacacaaacattaaaacacactgtttcaaGCACGTATAAATCTGTGTGAAGCATTTATATATAAGACTGCTGAATGATGATGACCTGAGTAGCAGCATATATCAcctcctagtgtgtgtgtgtgtttatggtgtGCATGTGTTCGAATGTGAGTTACAATGCAGCCCCACTGGTCAAGAACTGGTTAAATCAACtgtgtttccacgtcatttcagcaacaaaaaaacttttgtgtgatgacgttgaatcaatgtggaaaactgattggattttccaCCCAGCTTTCAAGGATGGGCATAAATTACAAATTACAATTTCTAAATACAACTACAAAATCACTGTATCCAAATAAAATATCATATACTTTTGCATAGTATAGTATTTTATTATAATACATGgtttttgtattttaaaatacatttgcaagttGCCGGCCGAACAGCAACCACATTCACAGCAATGGTTACAGAATcgttttacttgctatgactgtgatatgtcgttgtttatctaccttagttgaatgtgcactgtcactctggataagagtgtcctgctaaatgaccaaaattgTAATGTAAAGTATATGTGAAAATGAAGAACTGCAAGCACACTGGGTACTGTCATTGGCCTTCTTTCATGGGCGGAGCTCATTAGAGTAATACTCAGCATCCTTTGCAATTGTTCATTTTTACATACACATttatatgtaaactcagcaaaaaaagaaatgtccctttttcaagaccctgtctttcaaagataatttaaaaaatccaaataacttcaccaAAAGAaaggtgcccagggtccctgctcatcggcgtgaacgtgccttaggcatgctgcaaggaggcatgaggactgcagatgtgactagggcaatacattgcaatgtcagtactgtgagacgcctaagacagagctacagggagacaggacggacagctgatcgtcctcgcagtggcagaccacatgtaacaacacctgtgcaggatcggtacatctgaacatcacacctgcgggacaggtacaggatggcaacaacaactgcctgagttacatcaggaatgcacaatccctccatcagtgctaaGTCTGTCCGCGATAGgcggagagaggctggactgagggcttataggcctagtgtaaggcaggtcctcaccagacaacaccggcaacaacgtcgcctatgggcacaaacccaccgtcactggaccagacagggctggaaaaaagtgctcttcactgacgagtcacggttttgtctcaccaggggtgatggtcagatttgtgtttatcgtcaaaaggaatgagcgttacacttaagcctgtactctggagcgggatcgatttggaggtggagggtccatcagggtctggggcagtgtgtcacagcatcatcggactgaccttgttgtcattgcaggaaatctcaatgctgtgcgttaaagggaagacatcctcctccctcatgtggtacccttcccgcAGGCTCCTGACAtaaccttccagcatgacaatgccaccagctcgttctgtgcatgatttcatgcaagacaggaatgtcagtgctctgccatggccagcgaagagcccggatctcaatcccattgagcacgtctgggacctgttggatcagagggtgagggctagggccattccccctatAAATGAGtggaaacttgcaggtgccttggtggaagagtggagtaacatctcacagcaagaactggcaaatatggtgcagtccatgaggaggagatgcactacagtacttaatgcagctggtggccacaccagataactgactgttacttttgattttgacccccctttgttcagggacacattattcaattggtgttagtcacatgtctgtggaacttgttcagtttacgtCTCAATTGTTgagtcttgttatgttcatacaaatatttacacatgttaagtttgctgaaaataaacacagttgacagtgagaggacgtttcttttttttgctgagtttagttcatTTAACAGATGCTCTAATCACACGATGGTGACATCAGACTTCTGATACCAATATAGGGTGAAagtattttttaaagtattttgaaaatacaaattacAGCCTTCAAAAGGATCTTGCTACGAAATACATTGCAGTGTAGTTCACCCCAGCGTAATACAAATTACTAAATACTCAGAAGTAATTgaaatacatatttcaaaaacATGTAACAGAAATACTGGCCATCTCTGCCAacctttaacctaaatccaatgtcatggtgaaatgttttgttgatttttcATTGAATTCatattagttgacaactcaaccaaattggTTGaggttgaactgacgtctgtgcacAGTGGGTCATTATCCGTAACCCTCCTTCCCTAGGTATCGTGTGGTGGTGCCCTACCCCCCTCAGAGCGAGGCGGAGATCGAGCTGAGACAGGGAGACGTGGTGTTTGTTCATAAGAAGAGAGAAGATGGCTGGTACAAAGGAACTCTGCAGAGGACTGGACGTACTGGCCTCTTCCCTGGCAGCTTCGTAGAGATCTTCTGAACaggaccgctacacacacacacacacacacacacacacacacacacacatacacgcagggATGGGCAAAAATGACAAAATACAATTACAAAAGATCAATGTATCTAAATGAACtacaaaataattgtattttataATCATTTGGGGGGCACCTATATGTGTCCTATTACACACAAGTGTGTAATGGAAATGTTTTTGAGgggcatatcccaactcccctgagacacccttaggggtcacggccagggtcgccATTGTACAGCTCCCCtcgagcaattagggttaagtgactTGCTGAAGGGCACAGCGACTGATTTTTTTCACCTTGTCGCCTCcagtattcaaaccagcaaccttttgatcactggcctaatgctctaacctcgaggctacctgctgccccaaatatatttaattaaaatacatgtattttgtatattaaaatacataaatacatttgcaaactcAGTGACGGATACAGAAACTGTTAATTTGCTATGACTgatgttgtttatctaccttagctGAATGTagtgactgtaagtcactctggataagtgtctgctaaatgactaaaatgctgTATATATGTGAAAATGAACACACCAAAACGAACTGCAAAGCACATTAGGTATTATTATTGGCCTTGTTTCGGGGTCATGTCTAGATGGGATATATCTTAACCTAATTCTCTTAACCTTCTACGTTAATTCTATTGAACCTGCTATGAAAAGTAcattttgacaaaagctgtatccttTCTAGACTTAACCTTGTTTCAgggcggagctcattagaataatacttgTCCATTATTACATACACGTTTAtatttagttcatttagcagacgctcttatgacaccatagtgccatcagtCTTCTGATACCAATGCAGGGTGAAAGGGGGATGGTGAACCGCTATAAACAAATGGTatagaaaagtattttgtattttgaaaatacaaattacAGCTCTCGAAAGTATCTTATTACAAAATACTGTACATTGGAGTGTAGTCCAGCCCAGTGTAATACAATTGACAAAATACTCAGAAGTCATTTAAATAGATATTTAAAATACACGTAACAGAAATACTGCCCATCTCTGCACACACGGCTACTCCAGCTCCAACCAGCCTCATAGGAGCGGGGGCCTTTATCCACACAGGACAGCTATGGCAGGGGTCCTTCATCAACCTCATCAATGACTAGTGATGTTGACATCATCAGGAGGCGCCAGCAACTATTGAAGGCACAACAAGCGGCACACTGTATTTTTCTATTGCTTCAGTGTGTATTTGTTTTAAACATCAGTGTCCGTATGAATGTGTGGTATGGCTAGAGACATGCCGTACTGGTTACAGAAGCACCTAAAGACCTTGGCTAACCTGATACCTGTTCTTTCtggtcggtgtgtgtgtatgcgtgtctgtATTCATGTGTGCGAGTAAGAGAGACCAGTAGTTGGTAATACCAGTCATGTGGAAACTCAACATTGGGAAAGAAAGCACATCAACAGTCCCAAATGTTCTTAATTTTAACATACCCCACTTCTGGCAAGCTACTTCAAACCGCCTCTTTCATTGGCTAAGCACACAACAGTACTCCTCTTTCATTGGTTAAGCACACAACGGTGGTCCTCTCTAATTGGCTAAGTACACAGTTCCTCTCTCATTTACTAAGCACACAACAACTGTACCCCAACAGAAGTAGGTCTATAGgtcaggaagacagagtgaagcACACAGAGTTGGGAAGGCCAGAACGAGTCGGTTACAACACATACAGATGGGATCAGGCTACATCCATACAGCACACTCAGTCTCAgcctaaagtgtgtgtgtgtgtgtgtgtgtgtgtgtgtgtgtgtgtgtgtgtgtgtgtgtgtgtgtgtgtgtgtgtgtgtgtgtgtgtgtgtgtgtgtgtgtgtgtgtgtgtgtgtgtgtgtgtgtgtgtgtgtgtgtgtgtgtgtgtgtgtgtgtgtgtgtgtgtgagagagagagagagaaagagagatatagagaccatCTGTCTCTGATTGGAGTAGCAGATGCAGGGGAGTCTGGGTAATCCCTGAGTTGGGTAACAGACAGATGAGAACACCCAGAGATTCAGATGAGATTAGAACCTTTCCATCAGGCTgcgacacacacaaccacacacacacacacacatacacacacaaccacacacacgacacacacgcacagtcatTGATGTGAAAGGAGTGGATGGGTCCCAGTCTTTCCGctcctcctcagagagagagagtgtatcaGTTAAACATGTTGATGTTGTTGCT is a genomic window containing:
- the LOC110501719 gene encoding E3 ubiquitin-protein ligase SH3RF3; amino-acid sequence: MDESSLLDLLECSVCLERLDTTAKVLPCQHTFCRRCLENIVSSRNELRCPECRILVGCEVDDLPANILLVRLLDGIKQRPRNGGSTRQSLVGGGRSQGCAAGISASPPGSGIRDMPVATRSPPVKSLPNLTLTLPCGKALYSYEGKEPGDLQFAKGDIIILRRKVDDNWYHGELNSCHGFLPASYIALLRPLSQTPPTGKALYDFEVKDKDQDKDCLAFSKDEVLTVIRRVDDNWAEGMLGDKIGIFPILYVELNETAKQLMEIDKPTSNPVPGPSFDPSPGLPLGPCSLGPSPDPSSAGSGNGALQRQEEERRGGEGKKNAKKRHSFTALSVTQRTAQLNNRHSMEISHPVLISSSDPRAAARIQDSPPGPPGPTPSSVGVLVPPRMASVTSELLAQAKVQLPLNIYLALYAYKSQKADELELRKGEMYRVTEKCQDGWFKGTSLRTAASGVFPGNYVTPVSRAPFAVGGSQSSCLSGQEVGGVGQGSKAASPSSAGPSSAGPSSSRPSPPPSSPQSAAAQLKNCLRFGQQTVNQTRSAMQLVHSPPSSSPERPTPTVSPLRPQKSSPSRSAGQSARPISMVSPGPSPLSSPASRPLSCLSSPLIPLSSPLSCLTPPNASAALLNGESTNPFQPSSPGPSHSNAPKPEKKEKKGGLLKLLSGAAAKKKASHSPPSSPPTLPLSGAVLPHHTRSGSCPMDAHGRAGSCPIESEMAGAMGLELLNRKSGSLDLNFPRSPPMTRPGNALLALRPEPKPLSRERYRVVVPYPPQSEAEIELRQGDVVFVHKKREDGWYKGTLQRTGRTGLFPGSFVEIF